The following are encoded together in the Thermomicrobiales bacterium genome:
- a CDS encoding DUF262 domain-containing protein, translating into MNVETILSQIDLGAMALPEFQRGYVWNRDQVRGLMDSLYRQHPVGGLLVWVTKTELASARGDGQLSAGSVELLLDGQQRITSLYGIIRGKPPEFFEGNKQAFTDLYFNLDDETFEFYGPVKMRDNPAWINVTQLMQEGAGPTIRRLSRITDLDDDVADLYFERVNRIDNIKKIDLHIEKVAGDDKTVDVVVDIFNKVNSGGTKLSKGDLALAKICAEWPDARKAMQKRLTKWEQAGFTFRLEWLLRCINAIITGEAMFTVLANVGPADVQRGLEQSEGGQVIDTLLNLVSSRLGLDHDRVLGSRYSFPLLAHYVVRRGGRLSDARERDKLLYWYVHTFLWGRYAGLTESVLNQDLGLDRRSRRRD; encoded by the coding sequence ATGAACGTCGAGACAATCCTGTCACAAATCGACCTGGGCGCGATGGCGTTACCAGAGTTTCAGCGTGGCTACGTCTGGAACCGCGATCAGGTTCGTGGGCTCATGGATTCGCTCTATCGCCAGCATCCGGTCGGGGGCTTGCTGGTCTGGGTCACCAAGACCGAGTTGGCATCGGCACGCGGAGACGGACAGCTCTCAGCCGGATCAGTCGAGCTGCTGCTCGACGGCCAGCAGCGAATCACGTCGCTCTACGGAATCATCCGCGGCAAACCACCCGAATTCTTCGAGGGCAACAAGCAGGCGTTTACTGATCTGTACTTCAATCTCGACGACGAAACCTTCGAGTTCTATGGTCCAGTCAAAATGCGCGACAACCCGGCCTGGATTAATGTCACCCAACTGATGCAGGAGGGTGCCGGTCCAACAATTCGCCGCCTGTCGCGGATTACTGACCTTGATGACGATGTTGCTGATCTCTATTTCGAGCGCGTCAATCGCATCGACAATATCAAGAAGATCGACCTTCACATCGAAAAGGTCGCTGGTGACGACAAGACAGTGGATGTCGTTGTCGACATCTTCAACAAAGTCAATAGCGGCGGCACCAAGCTCTCCAAGGGTGATCTGGCGCTGGCGAAGATCTGCGCAGAATGGCCCGATGCACGGAAGGCGATGCAGAAACGTCTGACGAAGTGGGAGCAGGCAGGTTTCACATTCCGACTGGAATGGCTGCTGCGCTGCATAAACGCGATCATCACCGGTGAGGCCATGTTCACGGTGCTGGCTAACGTCGGTCCTGCCGACGTGCAGCGCGGGCTGGAGCAGAGCGAGGGAGGGCAAGTGATCGACACGCTCCTGAACCTCGTTTCATCGCGCCTTGGTCTCGATCACGATCGCGTTCTGGGGAGTCGCTACTCGTTCCCGCTACTCGCCCATTACGTCGTCCGGCGCGGTGGACGGTTGAGCGACGCTCGCGAGCGCGACAAGCTGCTCTACTGGTACGTTCACACATTTCTCTGGGGTCGCTACGCTGGTCTGACAGAGTCGGTCCTCAATCAGGATCTCGGGCTGGATCGAAGATCTCGAAGGCGGGATTGA